A genomic segment from Phragmites australis chromosome 6, lpPhrAust1.1, whole genome shotgun sequence encodes:
- the LOC133923140 gene encoding uncharacterized protein LOC133923140 → MPLGQIELPVTFSVPDNFCIEKLTFDVADLKTAYNVILGCPMLGKFMVVVHYAHQSLDMVEHFRHMTTTSRSIESKCQKHQATAKTKNNVKDSKLVTHTDTSKSDNTAKGKTNDGAKDKKIDGGIKAVPLDPSESAKTFEKEAHLDPK, encoded by the exons atgccccttGGTCAGATCGAATTACCGGTCACGTTCAGCGTGCCTGACAACTTCTGCATAGAGAAGTTGACCTTCGATGTTGCAGACTTGAAAAcagcgtacaatgtgatcctaggttGCCCAATGCTAGGCAAGTTCATGGTTGTGGTGCATTATGCGCACCAG agcctggatatggtcgagcACTTCCGCCATATGACGACTACCTCAAGAAGCATAGAGTCTAAGTGCCAAAAGCATCAAGCCACTGCCAAGACCAAGAACAATGTCAAGGACTCCAAACTCGTGACTCACACTGATACTTCCAAGTCTGACAATACTGCCAAGGGTAAGACCAATGACGGTGCCAAGGACAAGAAGATTGATGGTGGtatcaaggcagtgcccctcgacccatCTGAGTCGGCCAAGACGTTCGAGAAAGAGGCCcaccttgaccccaaatag